A region of Haliotis asinina isolate JCU_RB_2024 chromosome 9, JCU_Hal_asi_v2, whole genome shotgun sequence DNA encodes the following proteins:
- the LOC137295541 gene encoding ankyrin repeat domain-containing protein 16-like, whose product MSHIYKAAQTNDENFFRLRDDADTYLAYKHEKSGDSVLHIASRYGHLNLVRLLLEKGGNPEIVNLDGKRPLHEAAQAGQIDVVRYLLDYGATVDCLKRADWTPMMLACTKTNPEVIRALLEKGADPALRNKDGWNCFHIAAREGSVDILQLLLDHDAQLWNTVSKNGRTPLHTAALNGCTDVVRFLVESCDYPCDMVDSCGTTPLMDALRAGYVDSAQVLLTLHKADVEKEDKLGRQPVHLMSEAGQLEALDFLLDTFHMSVDTRTSTTQCTPLHVAAKEGQDAIMRCLLRRGANVRLLDTLQRSALHIASGGQHAECVELLLQHGAGDSQDKQGQTARQMAKKDGVKQVFKKYLDQIT is encoded by the exons ATGTCTCACATCTACAAAGCTGCACAAACTAACGATGAAAACTTTTTCAGGCTCCGTGATGATGCGGACACTTATTTGGCGTACAAACATGAAAAATCTGGAGATTCCGTTCTGCACATTGCTTCAAGATATGGTCACTTGAATCTGGTTCGTTTACTTCTGGAGAAAGGTGGCAACCCTGAAATTGTTAATTTGGACGGCAAAAGACCACTCCACGAAGCCGCCCAAGCTGGACAAATTGATGTTGTCAGATATTTATTAGATTATGGCGCCACTGTTGATTGTCTTAAAAGAGCTGATTG GACACCAATGATGCTAGCATGCACAAAGACGAACCCTGAAGTTATCCGAGCATTGTTAGAGAAGGGAGCTGATCCTGCACTGAGGAACAAGGATGGATGGAACTGTTTTCACATTGCAGCAAG GGAAGGGAGTGTGGACATCCTTCAACTATTGCTTGATCATGATGCTCAGCTGTGGAACACTGTGAGCAAAAACGGAAGAACGCCTCTCCACACAGCAG CACTCAATGGCTGTACCGATGTTGTACGGTTCCTCGTTGAGTCATGTGACTACCCATGTGACATGGTTGACAGCTGTGGTACAACACCTTTGATGGATGCACTGAGAGCAGGATATGTTGACTCAGCACAAGTTCTGCTCACCTTACACAAG GCTGATGTAGAGAAAGAGGACAAGCTGGGCCGTCAACCTGTACACCTGATGTCTGAGGCAGGGCAGCTGGAGGCCCTTGACTTTCTTCTGGACACCTTCCACATGTCTGTAGACACCAGGACATCCACAACTCAGTGTACTCCCCTCCATGTGGCAGCCAAG GAGGGTCAGGATGCTATCATGAGATGCTTGTTGAGACGTGGTGCTAATGTCCGTCTGCTAGATACATTGCAGAGATCTG CTCTACACATTGCCAGTGGTGGGCAGCATGCAGAGTGTGTGGAGCTTCTGCTGCAACATGGCGCTGGTGACAGCCAGGACAAGCAGGGACAGACAGCCAGGCAAATGGCCAAGAAAGATGGTGTGAAACAAGTATTCAAGAAATATCTGGATCAGATCACTTGA